One region of Quercus lobata isolate SW786 chromosome 2, ValleyOak3.0 Primary Assembly, whole genome shotgun sequence genomic DNA includes:
- the LOC115977651 gene encoding cullin-associated NEDD8-dissociated protein 1 — protein MATNLVMTSILEKMTGKDKDYRYMATSDLLNELNKPSFKADADLEIKLSNIIIQQLDDAAGDVSGLAVKCLAPLVKKVSEDQVVEIANKLCDKLLNGKDQHRDIASIALKTIVAEVSTQSLAQSILIAVTPQLIKGITGPGKSTEIKCECLDILCDVLHKFGNLMAADHGLLLSALLSQLNSNQASVRKKTVSCIASLASSLSEDLLAKATDEVVRNLRNKGTKSELTRTNIQMIGALSRAVGYRFGPHLVDTVPVLINYCTSASENDEELREYSLQALESFLLRCPRDISSYCDEILRLSLEYLSYDPNFTDNMEEDTDDESHEEEEDDESANEYTDDEDVSWKVRRAAAKCLAALIVSRPELLSKLYEEACPKLIDRFKEREENVKMDVFNTFIELLRQTGNVTKGQNDMNELSPRWLLKQEVPKIVKSINRQLREKSIKTKVGAFSVLKELVVVLPDCLAEHIGSLIPGIEKALSDKSSTSNLKIEALIFTRLVLASHSPPVFHPHIKALSGPVLSAVGERYYKVTAEALKVCGELVRVVRPDIEGFGFDFKAYVHPIYNAIMSRLTNQDQDQEVKECAISCMGLVVATFGDNLSAELPACLPVLVDRMGNEITRLTAVKAFAVIAASPLQIDLSCVLEHVIAELTAFLRKANRALRQATLGTLNSLIVAYGDKIGPSAYEIIIVELSSLISDSDLHMTALALELCCTLMADRRSSPSVGLAVRNKVLPQALTLIKSSLLQGQALSALQSFFAALVYSANTSFDVLLESLLSSAKPSPQSGGVAKQALYSIAQCVAVLCLAAGDQKCSSTVEMLTEILKDDSSSNSAKQHLALLCLGEIGRRKDLSSHAHIENIVIESFQSPFEEIKSAASYALGNIAVGNLSKYLPFILDQIDNQQKKQYLLLHSLKEVIVRQSVDKAEFQDSSVEKILKLLFNHCESDEEGVRNVVAECLGKIALIEPSKLVPALKVRTTSPTAFTRATVVIAVKYSIVERPEKIDEIIYPEISSFLMLIKDHDRHVRRAAVLALSTFAHNKPNLIKGLLPELLPLLYDQTIVKQELIRTVDLGPFKHIVDDGLELRKAAFECVDTLLDSCLDQVNPSSFIVPYLKSGLDDHYDVKMPCHLILSKLADKCPSAVLAVLDSLVDPLQKTINFKPKQDAVKQEVDRNEDMIRSALRAIASLNRISGGDCSLKFKNLMTEISKSPTLWDKYYSIKNE, from the exons ATGGCGACGAATTTAGTGATGACCAGTATACTAGAAAAG ATGACGGGAAAGGATAAAGATTATAGATACATGGCAACATCTGATTTGCTAAATGAGTTAAACAAACCGAGTTTTAAAGCAGATGCTGATCTGGAGATAAAATTGTCAAATATAATCATCCAACAGCTTGATGATGCGGCTGGCGATGTTTCAGGATTGGCTGTGAAATG TCTTGCTCCATTGGTCAAGAAGGTCAGCGAGGATCAAGTTGTGGAGATAGCTAATAAACTCTGTGATAAACTGCTAAATGGGAAGGATCAGCATCGTGACATTGCCAGCATAGCTTTGAAGACAATAGTTGCTGAAGTTTCTACACAATCTCTTGCACAGTCTATTCTTATTGCAGTTACTCCACAATTGATAAAAGGAATTACTGGTCCA GGAAAAAGCACTGAGATCAAATGTGAATGTCTTGATATTTTATGTGATGTTCTCCATAAATTTGGTAATCTAATGGCAGCTGACCATGGGCTGCTTTTAAGTGCTCTTTTGTCCCAGTTGAATTCAAATCAAGCCAGTGTCAGAAAGAAGACTGTGTCTTGTATTG CATCTCTTGCTTCTAGTCTGTCAGAGGATTTGTTGGCTAAGGCTACAGATGAAGTTGTTCGGAACTTGAGAAATAAGGGCACAAAATCAGAACTGACCCGTACAAACATTCAGATGATCGGTGCTTTGAG TCGTGCTGTCGGATATCGTTTTGGACCCCATCTTGTTGACACTGTTCCAGTGCTGATTAACTACTGCACAAGTGCATCGGAGAATGATGAGGAGCTTCGTGAGTATAGCTTGCAG GCACTGGAAAGTTTTTTGCTTAGGTGTCCTAGGGATATTTCTTCGTATTGTGATGAAATTCTTCGCCTTTCCCTGGAGTATCTAAGTTATGATCCAAACTTCACTGATAACATGGAGGAGGATACTGATGATGAGAGCCATGAGGAGGAGGAAGATGA CGAGAGTGCAAATGAATACACAGATGATGAGGATGTCAGCTGGAAAGTCCGACGAGCAGCAGCCAAATGCTTAGCAGCATTAATTGTATCTCGTCCTGAACTGCTCTCAAAGCTATATGAGGAG GCTTGTCCAAAATTGATTGATAGATTTAAAGAGAGGGAAGAAAATGTGAAG ATGGATGTCTTCAATACATTCATTGAGCTGTTGCGTCAAACTGGAAATGTGACAAAAGGGCAGAATGACATGAATGAATTGAG TCCAAGATGGTTATTGAAGCAGGAAGTGCCAAAGATTGTTAAATCTATAAATAGGCAGTTACGTGAGAAATCCATCAAGACAAAG GTTGGGGCATTTTCTGTTTTGAAGGAACTTGTGGTTGTCTTGCCAGACTGCCTTGCTGAGCACATTGGATCACTAATTCCCGGAATTGAAAAAGCATTAAGT GATAAATCCTCTACCTCGAATTTGAAGATTGAAGCTCTTATATTTACTCGATTGGTGTTAGCTTCACATTCTCCTCCTGTGTTCCACCCTCACATTAAG GCTCTTTCTGGTCCTGTTTTATCTGCTGTTGGTGAGCGTTATTATAAAGTTACAGCTGAGGCATTAAAAGTATGTGGGGAACTTGTCCGTGTTGTGCGGCCAGATATTGAG gGTTTCGGTTTTGATTTTAAAGCATATGTTCATCCCATTTACAATGCTATAATGTCACGCTTGACAAACCAAGATCAAGATCAG GAGGTTAAGGAGTGTGCTATCTCTTGCATGGGACTTGTTGTGGCAACATTTGGTGATAACCTCAGTGCAGAGTTGCCTGCATGCCTTCCTGTACTTGTTGATCGGATGGGAAATGAGATAACCCGGCTTACAGCTGTGAAG GCATTTGCTGTCATTGCTGCCTCTCCACTTCAAATAGATTTGTCATGTGTTTTGGAGCATGTAATTGCAGAATTGACGGCATTTCTACGGAAG GCTAATCGGGCTTTGAGGCAGGCTACATTGGGAACCCTTAATTCCCTGATAGTTGCTTACGGTGATAAAATTGGTCCATCTGCTTATGAAATTATCATTGTGGAACTTTCATCTCTGATAAG TGATTCGGACTTGCATATGACGGCTCTTGCCCTGGAACTATGTTGCACCCTGATGGCTGACAGGAGGTCAAGCCCAAGTGTTGGTTTGGCTGTTAGAAACAAAGTTCTTCCACAAGCACTAACATTAATCAAAAGCTCATTGCTGCAGGGGCAAGCCCTTTCG GCTTTGCAAAGCTTTTTTGCTGCATTAGTTTATTCAGCAAACACTAGTTTTGATGTCTTACTAGAATCTCTTCTTTCAAGCGCTAAACCATCTCCACAGTCGGGAGGCGTTGCAAAACAGGCTTTGTATTCAATTGCGCAATGTGTGGCTGTTCTCTGCCTTGCTGCTGGTGATCAGAAATGCTCATCGACTGTTGAAATGCTTACTGAAATCCTGAAAGATGACAGCAGTTCCAATTCA GCTAAGCAGCACCTTGCCTTGCTATGTCTTGGTGAAATTGGGAGAAGGAAAGATCTAAGCTCACATGCACATATTGAGAATATTGTTATTGAATCGTTTCAATCTCCTTTTGAAGAGATAAAGTCTGCAGCCTCCTATGCTCTTGGAAATATTGCTGTTGGTAATCTGTCCAAGTATCTGCCTTTTATCTTGGACCAAATTGATAATCAGCAGAAGAAACAATATCTTTTGCTTCATTCCTTGAAGGAG GTAATTGTACGACAATCCGTAGATAAAGCAGAATTCCAGGATTCTAGTGTTGAGAAGATTCTTAAATTACTATTCAACCACTGTGAAAGTGATGAAGAGGGTGTTCGTAATGTTGTAGCTGAGTGTCTGGGGAAAATTGCACTTATCGAACCTTCAAAACTTGTTCCAGCACTTAAG GTACGAACAACCAGTCCAACTGCATTCACTAGAGCTACGGTTGTCATTGCTGTAAAATATTCTATAGTTGAGAGGCCTGAGAAGATAGACGAGATTATATACCCTGAGATCTCATCATTCTTGATGCTTATAAAGGATCATGACCGG CATGTTAGGCGTGCAGCAGTGTTGGCTTTAAGTACGTTTGCTCACAATAAGCCAAACCTAATCAAGGGGCTTCTTCCGGAATTATTGCCGCTTCTTTATGATCAGACAATTGTTAAG CAAGAATTAATAAGGACAGTTGATCTTGGTCCTTTCAAGCACATTGTGGATGATGGACTTGAGTTGAGAAAGGCTGCTTTTGAATGTGTGGACACATTGCTTGATAGTTGTCTTGACCAAGTgaatccttcttcttttattgttCCATACCTGAAATCTGGTCTGGATG ATCATTATGATGTCAAAATGCCTTGCCACCTTATCCTTTCAAAACTTGCAGATAAGTGTCCATCTGCTGTATTGGCAG TGTTGGATTCACTGGTGGATCCTCTGCAGAAGACCATCAATTTTAAGCCAAAGCAAGATGCTGTCAAGCAAGAAGTAGATCGTAATGAAGACATGATTCGCAGTGCTCTTAGAGCAATTGCATCGTTGAATCGCATAAG TGGAGGAGATTGCAGCCTTAAGTTCAAGAACCTTATGACTGAAATATCAAAATCTCCTACGCTATGGGACAAGTACTATTCCATTAAGAATGAGTGA
- the LOC115974107 gene encoding uncharacterized protein LOC115974107, with amino-acid sequence MVSDDAEKITNKPHGPRTLETTPAQQKEKTKQRALGSGKSFTRNSSSRRAFNALDKWRIFISSASDEGITSSSVLRLDPSLVGSKISSDALCEESSVCEGAGYDEAFGFGDESEDFSPSSERETLAQSPYGDESYTEGGEEAEHGGEDEVEEGRKESGSDGDDVNVDGDDVDVDRDDGDGDEESSEGSSEGPGDNRPFILPEDWAVNKFLPMMSNKVFRELCAYYQIPDHISIRLPRENERC; translated from the exons ATGGTTTCTGATGATGCggaaaaaatcaccaataagccACATGGTCCTCGCACGCTCGAAACAACACCTGCACagcaaaaagagaagaccaAACAGAGAGCACTG GGTTCTGGAAAATCATTTACGAGGAACTCCTCGAGCCGCCGTGCATTTAATGCTCTGGATAAATGGCGCATTTTTATTAGCTCTGCTTCTGACGAGGGCATcacttcgtcttcc GTACTTAGATTGgatccgtcacttgtaggtagtaaGATATCAAGTGACGCGTTGTGTGAGGAGTCATCAGTTTGcgaaggagcgggctacgacgaggCCTTTGGTTTTGGTGATGAGTCAGAAGACTTCTCACCTTCgtcagagagagagacgttGGCCCAATCTCCCTATGGTGATGAGAGTTATACTGAGGGGGGTGAGGAGGCGGAACATGGAGGAGAGGATGAAGTAGAAGAGGGAAGAAAGGAAAGTGGAAGTGACGGGGACGACGTTAATGTTGACGgggatgatgttgatgttgacAGGGATGATGGTGACGGTGATGAGGAATCTAGTGAAGGGTCCTCAGAGGGTCCCGGGGATAACCGTCCTTTCATTCTTCCTGAGGACTGGGCCGTCAACAAGTTTTTACCTATGATGAGTAATAAGGTTTTTAGGGAGTTGTGTGCCTATTACCAGATTCCAGACCATATCTCGATTCGTCTCCCTAGAGAGAACGAGAGATGTTGA